In the genome of Parus major isolate Abel chromosome 3, Parus_major1.1, whole genome shotgun sequence, the window AACATAAAATGGCCCTCGCAAGAGTGAGGACAGCCTGACTGAAGACACAGTGAGGCTGAAAATTCCTGACAAACCTGTTGGTGTGTCTGGACACAGTGGAATGCTGAAGATGGCAACTGATGTTATGATGGAGGGGCTCCTTCTCCAGCAATACCTGTTGTACCACCAAGGAATTGAGGAATATGGAAACTGGCAGCTTGGTCCTGTTCTCTCCTGGTGTTACCATGAGTGGGCAGCCACCAAAGTCTCACCTCAGGCTGCCAACTGTTCCTGCTGTTAAGGCTAACCATGTGCTCAACTTGCTGCAGTAGCTTTGCTTGAGGTGCATTATTGGAGACCAAGAATTGAAGAAcctgcaattattttcttttcatgtatcTGAAGTCATCAGGTTCCCTTACTTCAGTTGCTCTTCTGTGCAAAACTGTGTAAACTTAGAGGAACTCTTGAATGCATGACAAAGGTGCAGTGCAGTtataaaaaatcagttttccctctgcttcACGAGTTTCACAAGACCCAAAGTCCGTGAGACCTCACACACTAGAAGGGGTCCTAGGTGCTAGACCTGCTCAAACGCAGAGGTGCTCAAATCCCCTCCCAGCCCCGGGCAGCCGGCGGGTTCTGCGGTGGCCGTGGCCGAGAGGCGGCTCTGGGGCATGGGGACACTGGGGTCACGATGGGGcgggagggagcaggaaaacCCCGCTGCCGCCACTCGGTGCCAAGTTTCGCttctgggagaagggaaaacgAAACCGAGCGGTTCCTCGAGGTCCGGCACGGCGGGGAGGGACGGGCGGGGAGGGGACGGGAGGCGGTCACGGCGCATTTAAGTTCGGAGCACCGGACACCTCTCTGCAGCCTgcgagccgagccgagccgagccggaTTGAACTGAACCACACCAGCAGAACCGACCCCAGCCGAACCAAGTCCAGTCGAACCGTGCCCAGGCGGGTCCAAAACCGCAGCGCATCCCGCAGGGtccgagccgagccgagccgagctgagccgagccgagccgagccgagccgagccgagccgagccgagccgagccgagccgagccgagccgagccaTGCAACTGGCCCTGCTGGCCCGGTTGCTGTCCGTCGGGCGGGCGGTGCTGGCGGCGCTGCGAGGGCGCCTGGGAGCGCTGTGCTGGAGCCTggctcccctgtccctgtccctgccgctgtccctgtccctgtccctgcccggCTGGCGGGACTCGGCCCCCCGGTCGCAGCGGGAGCAGGAATGGGACGACGCGCCCCCGACGCCCACCAGCGTCAATTACCACTTCACCCGGCAGTGCAACTACAAGTGCGGCTTCTGCTTCCACACGGCCAAGACCTCCTTCGTGCTGCCCCTGGAGGAGGCCAAGCGGGGGCTAGCGATGCTCAAGGAAGCAGGTGAGTCCAGCGGAGGTAGGGCCGGAGGGAACCGGGGAAGGGGGACCCCGCTAGACTAAGCGCCGTCGAAAAAGCTATCCTGGGTATGAAAGTATAGAGTTCAGCCTAGCTGGGGACCACGAGCCAGCAGACTATTGCCTCTGAAGAATCACCTATCTATATGAAGCCGTGGGAAAGTTTCGTTTGAGTTGAAACTTTTTCCTAAGATACCCCTCTGTTATTGTGTTAAATAAGTTACGTGTCAGTTATGGACTGGGTAACGTTGTTCCCTATATGGTCAGGCTACTAGAATGTTCGTTCCCTAAGGTTATATATCATTGTGCCTTCCTTTGTTCTTGTCTGTGGTTGGTCACCCCCACGGAGCTCTCCCTGGTTACTGTTGTTTGGCTTTGGGGCATTGTacctattttcttttattccttattaaggttttattttccttgtgcCAAACATTGTTCCAactcctatttatttttctgccaccCTCTGCCCTGAAATCAGGAGATTAAAGGTTTATCACAGCCACCTTCACTGTGACACCCGGGAATGTCCCTTGTCCCACTGCCATGGGACACTGATAGCAttgagcaggaggagcaggcagtgggCAGCAGAGGTTCATAGCATCCTTCTTTGGTCCTTCACTAGGAATGGAGAAAATCAATTTCTCAGGAGGAGAACCATTTCTTCAGGACAGAGGCGAATTTGTGGGGAAACTGGTCCAGTTTTGCAAGCAGGAGTTGAAGCTCCCAAGTGTCAGCATCGTTAGCAATGGCAGTCTGATCAGAAAGCTGTGGTTCGAGAAGTACGGTAAGGAGGGACCACTGGGCACAGCTgcactggcagggctggggagccaACATGGGGCAGCCTCACCCATGGGTGGGCTTGGGGGCGAGTGGGAGATGGTTTCATAGTGGTTCTCTTATAAAATGCAAACCAAATATAAATATCAGTGAAACAGTGTTGATTATCTGTTGTGAACATAGGCATTATACAAAAAAAGCTCTTTGGTATAATGGTGTAATAAAGCAATAGTTCCACCTGTCTCCATAATGCTGGGGACAAACACACACAAGCTATGTGTTTTGATGCTGCTGTTGATGTGGCTTTTGTGGCTGATCAGATGACTCCACAGAACTGCATTTACATGACATTTTGTGACAGATGACAAGGAAGTGAGAGTGAGCAGCTTTTAGTTGATGGACTggatattaatttttaaaacttgtttttagGTGAATATTTAGATATTCTGGCAATTTCATGTGATAGTTTTGATGAGGATGTCAACATTTTAATTGGCCGTCGTCAAGGGAAGAAGAACCATGTGGAAAATCTGCATAAACTGAGACAGTGGTGCCGAGAGTATgctgttgcttttaaaataaattcagtcaTCAACAGATTTAATGTTGAGGAAGATATGAATGAGCAGATCAAGGCACTCAACCCTGTGCGCTGGAAGGTAAGAAAGTAGTATATACCACATGTTTCTTGatcaaagaaaagtaaaaataaagtccTGGAGTTGTCTGAACCTCTATTGACCTGAGTCTTATCTCCAGCTCCAGTGTTAGGAGCCTTCTTGTCAATGTTGCATGCTGCTGA includes:
- the RSAD2 gene encoding radical S-adenosyl methionine domain-containing protein 2 produces the protein MQLALLARLLSVGRAVLAALRGRLGALCWSLAPLSLSLPLSLSLSLPGWRDSAPRSQREQEWDDAPPTPTSVNYHFTRQCNYKCGFCFHTAKTSFVLPLEEAKRGLAMLKEAGMEKINFSGGEPFLQDRGEFVGKLVQFCKQELKLPSVSIVSNGSLIRKLWFEKYGEYLDILAISCDSFDEDVNILIGRRQGKKNHVENLHKLRQWCREYAVAFKINSVINRFNVEEDMNEQIKALNPVRWKVFQCLLIEGENSGEDALREAEKFVISDEDFDRFLDRHKDVSCLVPESNQKMRDSYLILDEYMRFLNCRNGRKEPSKSILDVGVEAAIKFSGFDEKMFLKRGGKYVWSKADMKLDW